From Providencia sp. R33, a single genomic window includes:
- the proA gene encoding glutamate-5-semialdehyde dehydrogenase: MLETMGKAARAASWQLAQLSTKQKNAALQQIADLLEQESAIILAANEKDMEQARASGMTEALQDRLLLTPERLKNIADDVRKVCQLADPVGQVIDGSKLDSGLNLQRRRVPLGVVGVIYEARPNVTVDVASLCLKTGNAAIMRGGKETHNTNLAVVSVIQKALKNSGLPAEAVQAINNPDRELVAQLLKLDRYVDMLIPRGGAGLHKLCREQSTIPVITGGIGVCHTFVDESVNFDKAINVIINAKVQRPSACNSLETLLVHKNIAAEFLPLLSEKMAEQQVTLHASEQAMPFLQQGPAKVVDVKPENLVDEWLSLDLNVEIVADVDAAIDHIRHYGTAHSDAILTESISQADYFVQCVDSAAVYVNASTRFTDGGQFGLGAEVAVSTQKLHSRGPMGLDALTTYKWIGYGDFLNRP, translated from the coding sequence ATGTTAGAAACAATGGGTAAAGCGGCAAGGGCTGCATCATGGCAATTAGCTCAGCTAAGCACCAAACAAAAAAATGCAGCACTGCAGCAAATTGCGGATTTATTAGAGCAAGAAAGTGCAATTATTTTAGCAGCTAATGAAAAAGATATGGAACAGGCAAGGGCGAGCGGCATGACTGAAGCGCTGCAAGATCGCTTGTTATTAACGCCTGAGCGCCTAAAAAATATTGCTGATGATGTACGTAAAGTATGCCAGTTGGCAGATCCAGTAGGCCAAGTGATTGATGGTAGCAAACTTGATAGCGGATTAAATTTGCAGCGCCGGCGGGTGCCATTGGGCGTGGTTGGCGTTATCTACGAAGCACGTCCTAATGTGACTGTTGATGTGGCTTCTTTATGCCTAAAAACAGGTAACGCAGCAATTATGCGTGGGGGGAAAGAAACCCACAATACTAATCTGGCAGTTGTCAGTGTTATCCAAAAAGCTCTGAAAAATAGTGGATTACCAGCAGAAGCGGTACAGGCGATAAATAACCCAGATCGCGAGTTAGTCGCGCAATTACTGAAATTGGATCGCTACGTTGATATGCTAATCCCGCGCGGTGGTGCAGGGCTACACAAGCTGTGCCGTGAACAATCAACGATTCCTGTGATCACTGGCGGAATTGGTGTGTGCCATACGTTTGTTGATGAGTCTGTCAATTTTGACAAAGCGATCAACGTGATTATTAATGCAAAAGTGCAGCGTCCAAGCGCTTGTAATTCACTTGAAACATTGCTCGTCCACAAAAATATCGCCGCTGAATTCTTACCATTACTCAGCGAAAAAATGGCCGAGCAACAAGTTACTTTGCACGCGAGTGAACAAGCGATGCCATTTTTACAGCAAGGCCCTGCAAAAGTGGTTGATGTTAAACCCGAAAACTTAGTCGATGAGTGGCTATCTTTGGATTTAAATGTGGAAATAGTGGCTGATGTGGATGCGGCTATCGACCATATTCGCCATTATGGCACTGCACACTCGGATGCTATTTTGACTGAATCAATTAGCCAAGCAGATTACTTTGTGCAGTGTGTTGATTCAGCTGCCGTATACGTGAATGCGAGTACACGCTTTACAGACGGTGGGCAGTTTGGTCTCGGTGCTGAAGTTGCGGTGAGTACGCAAAAATTGCATTCACGAGGCCCGATGGGGCTGGATGCGCTAACAACCTACAAATGGATTGGTTATGGCGACTTTTTAAATCGTCCATAG
- the proB gene encoding glutamate 5-kinase encodes MKNSQTLVVKLGTSVLTGGSRRLNQAHIVELVRQCAQQYEKGHRIIIVTSGAIAAGREHLNYPELPATIASKQLLAAVGQSRLIQLWERLFSIYGIHIGQMLLTRADLEDRERFLNARDTLQALLDNGIIPVINENDAVATAEIKVGDNDNLSALAAILGDADKLLLLTDIEGLYDADPRSNPDAKLIPEVYGINDELREMAGGSVSGLGTGGMATKLQAADVAGRAGIDVVIAAGNKPDVINAVIENIPVGTRFYGQKNPMENRKRWIFGAPAAGDVYIDDGAQLAIMEKGSSLLPKGIKKIEGDFSRGAVIRIRNMAGKDLAHGVTHYNSDALRMIAGQHSQDINKILGYEHGSVAVHRDDMIVS; translated from the coding sequence ATGAAAAATAGCCAGACGCTGGTCGTTAAGTTAGGCACCAGTGTACTTACAGGGGGCTCGCGCCGTTTAAATCAAGCTCATATTGTTGAGTTGGTTAGACAATGTGCGCAGCAATATGAAAAAGGGCACCGTATTATTATCGTGACATCTGGGGCAATTGCCGCAGGTCGCGAGCACTTAAATTACCCCGAATTGCCGGCTACCATTGCATCTAAACAGTTGCTCGCGGCGGTCGGTCAAAGTCGTTTGATTCAATTGTGGGAAAGATTATTCTCCATTTATGGTATTCACATTGGGCAAATGTTATTGACCCGTGCGGATCTAGAAGACAGAGAACGCTTTTTAAATGCGCGGGATACCTTACAAGCATTGCTTGATAACGGCATTATTCCTGTCATTAATGAAAATGATGCAGTTGCAACTGCGGAAATAAAAGTGGGCGATAATGACAACTTATCGGCACTTGCCGCAATTCTCGGAGATGCAGACAAACTGTTATTATTGACAGATATTGAGGGTTTGTATGATGCGGATCCTCGCAGCAATCCAGATGCAAAATTGATCCCCGAAGTGTATGGAATTAATGATGAACTTAGAGAAATGGCGGGTGGTAGCGTAAGTGGCTTAGGAACGGGTGGAATGGCCACTAAGTTACAAGCTGCGGATGTCGCAGGCCGTGCGGGCATTGACGTGGTGATTGCTGCGGGCAATAAACCTGATGTCATTAATGCGGTCATTGAAAATATTCCAGTGGGAACTCGTTTTTATGGGCAAAAAAACCCAATGGAAAACCGTAAACGCTGGATTTTCGGTGCACCAGCCGCGGGTGATGTATATATTGATGATGGCGCTCAACTGGCGATTATGGAAAAAGGCAGCTCATTATTGCCAAAAGGCATTAAGAAAATCGAGGGGGATTTCTCTCGTGGCGCAGTGATCCGCATCCGTAATATGGCAGGGAAAGACCTTGCTCATGGCGTCACCCATTATAATAGTGACGCACTTCGAATGATTGCGGGTCAACATTCACAGGATATAAACAAGATACTTGGCTATGAACACGGCTCTGTAGCTGTTCATCGCGATGATATGATAGTGAGTTAA
- the crl gene encoding sigma factor-binding protein Crl, with the protein MALPTDYTNGKYLKKFAAIGPYLREKQCLNGCYIFDSLVVCVNANIAPEKREFWGWWLKLVATDAGFEFTYHLGLYNGHGSWQVKALKDSATTEAVEKNLVSFHQNLSKQLSDLELSLFPSPLMSELKLELSA; encoded by the coding sequence ATGGCTTTACCGACTGATTACACAAATGGAAAATATTTAAAAAAATTTGCAGCGATAGGTCCGTATTTAAGAGAAAAACAATGCTTAAATGGTTGTTACATATTTGATAGCTTGGTTGTGTGCGTGAACGCCAACATCGCGCCTGAAAAACGTGAATTTTGGGGATGGTGGTTAAAGCTTGTTGCTACTGATGCGGGCTTTGAGTTTACCTATCATCTAGGGCTGTACAATGGGCATGGTAGTTGGCAGGTTAAAGCATTAAAAGACAGTGCAACCACGGAAGCTGTTGAAAAGAATTTAGTCTCTTTTCATCAAAATCTCAGTAAGCAATTATCTGACCTTGAGTTAAGCCTCTTCCCTTCACCGCTAATGTCAGAATTAAAACTGGAATTAAGCGCATAA
- the frsA gene encoding esterase FrsA, giving the protein MTQQNLSEKLFKPKIRQVETSTLVSYSAQTLTQLKEHSVLSGSHHAGWYRMINRLMWIWRGIDALEIEDVLSRIAISNAPRSNENQLDTVIGNRSGNWCFEWSQQAMHWQQKALEFEQGTDAGNAWLRAANLYSIAAYPFIKGDELADQAILLANKAYDCAAKFSQYRLKKIPFKVDGGKEVCGFLHIPSQGQGPYPTVMICGMLDSLQIDFCRYFRDYLEPLGIAMLTLDMPSIGYSVKYKLTQETTTLHEQIVRQIDDIAWIDHTRFGIVGMRFGANIALRLAYMCPEKIKGVAVIGPIVHSLLHEEKYQRDIPRMVLDVFASRLGIYQVDGSALRHELSCYSLKNQGLLGRRSKVPMLAVSLKDDIYSPKSEADLIKRSSMDADAIMLPSHPVFANFEKALSETTNWLKTKIL; this is encoded by the coding sequence ATGACTCAGCAAAATTTATCCGAAAAACTCTTTAAGCCTAAAATCAGACAGGTTGAAACATCAACACTGGTTTCATATTCCGCCCAAACACTAACTCAACTCAAAGAGCACAGTGTACTGAGTGGTTCTCACCATGCGGGCTGGTATCGCATGATTAACCGCTTGATGTGGATTTGGCGTGGAATTGACGCATTAGAAATAGAAGATGTGCTTAGCCGTATTGCGATTTCGAATGCGCCACGAAGTAATGAGAACCAACTCGATACTGTCATCGGTAATCGTTCAGGCAATTGGTGTTTTGAATGGTCTCAACAAGCGATGCACTGGCAACAAAAAGCCTTAGAGTTCGAACAGGGTACTGATGCGGGTAATGCGTGGTTGCGCGCAGCAAATTTATATAGCATAGCCGCTTACCCGTTTATCAAAGGTGATGAACTTGCGGACCAAGCGATTCTTCTTGCGAATAAAGCCTATGATTGCGCCGCTAAATTTTCTCAATATCGTTTAAAGAAAATTCCTTTCAAAGTGGATGGCGGCAAAGAGGTCTGCGGCTTTTTGCATATTCCCTCTCAGGGGCAAGGCCCTTATCCAACTGTGATGATTTGCGGTATGTTAGATAGCTTACAGATTGATTTTTGTCGCTATTTCCGTGATTACCTTGAACCATTGGGTATTGCTATGCTCACGCTGGATATGCCATCTATTGGTTATTCGGTCAAATACAAGCTCACCCAAGAAACCACCACGTTACATGAGCAAATTGTTCGCCAAATTGATGATATTGCATGGATTGACCATACGCGCTTTGGCATAGTAGGAATGCGTTTTGGTGCAAACATAGCGTTAAGATTAGCTTATATGTGCCCTGAGAAAATCAAAGGGGTCGCTGTGATAGGTCCAATTGTGCACAGTTTATTGCACGAAGAGAAATATCAACGAGATATTCCTCGGATGGTTTTGGATGTATTTGCCAGTCGTTTGGGGATTTATCAAGTTGATGGATCTGCATTACGCCACGAACTTAGCTGTTATTCTTTGAAAAATCAGGGCCTTTTAGGTCGGAGAAGTAAGGTTCCTATGTTGGCAGTCAGCTTAAAAGACGATATTTATAGCCCGAAATCGGAAGCCGATCTGATTAAACGTTCTTCTATGGATGCTGATGCCATTATGTTACCAAGCCACCCTGTGTTCGCCAATTTTGAGAAAGCGTTAAGTGAAACAACGAATTGGTTAAAAACAAAAATACTTTAA
- the aroL gene encoding shikimate kinase AroL — translation MFYIIGPRGSGKTTVGKLFAESKGYQFVDTDKLILEKYGKSIAQIVEQQGWDYFRQLESEVLKSIVQDDVIVSTGGGIILADENQKVMRDNGTVIYLNAKPDVLAKRLAAEPQADQRPSLTGKSLVEEIEEVMQQREPIYRATAHHIIDATQPIDEIIAQLNKLS, via the coding sequence ATGTTTTACATTATCGGTCCAAGAGGTTCAGGTAAAACAACAGTTGGGAAATTATTTGCCGAATCTAAAGGGTACCAATTTGTTGATACAGATAAGTTAATACTTGAAAAATATGGAAAAAGTATTGCACAAATCGTAGAGCAACAGGGTTGGGATTATTTTCGCCAGTTAGAAAGTGAAGTATTAAAATCAATTGTACAAGATGATGTGATTGTCTCTACAGGAGGCGGGATCATCCTTGCGGATGAGAACCAAAAGGTGATGCGGGATAACGGCACGGTTATCTATTTAAATGCCAAGCCTGATGTTCTTGCTAAACGACTCGCCGCTGAACCGCAGGCTGATCAACGCCCAAGCTTAACAGGTAAATCTTTAGTAGAAGAAATTGAAGAGGTTATGCAGCAACGGGAGCCTATTTACCGAGCAACGGCTCACCATATTATTGATGCGACTCAGCCGATTGATGAAATTATCGCACAACT